From Proteus vulgaris:
TGTCGCCATAAGCGATTTTCTTCTGCTTTTTTTAGTGCGTCTGCATTTAGATAAGCATCATGATTAAAGCGCATTGCGTAACGGAGTTGACGTAAGATCCATTCTAAATCTAAGCTCAAGATCAACTGATCTTCATGTTGCCTTGCTGCTTGTGTTAATAACACTTCCCAAGCATCTGCTGATAAAGAAGGGAGACGGTATTTTTGGCACAATGCATTTACAAAACCACACCATTGCGAAAGTGTTGTTTCGTCTTCTAAATACATATCGTATTCATATTCGCCATATAAAGCTACGTTACTTAATTCTGGCTCCATAAATTCTAGCTCTTCAAGACTTAGTCTATCGCCAACTAAAATCACTCGCAGATTGAGAGGCATACTTTCAATGGGCAAAGGCAATGATTGATTATCATTCCAAACAAGCCATTCAAAGCGTTGCTCTTCAACCATTTTTTTCAGACGAAACCACATTAATGGTTGAGCTAATAAAGATTTAATGGAGAGAACGAGAATTCCACCATTAACTTTATGTAATAAACCTGGGCTGACAGTGACATTATCTTTATGACAATAGAAAGAGCCAAAGAGTTGTTCGGGTTCTATCCACTGGCAACAAGTAATGGATTCTGATGATGAAAATGCACCTTGTACATTTTCTTGCCAATAGATTTTATTTGATTCTGCTTGATAGGCACCAATAACCGGATAGGTTTTGATCTCTGATTGCGTTAATGTGTCTGTCAACATATCAAAGTAAGCGGTAGAATCATCGGCTTTTAACAGCATAAATTGGCCTGAATCTGCATTATTTAGCCATTGTAGGCTTTCGTACAGGCGAGGCTGAACCTCACGAAGTAGAGATGCAGGTAATTGAGATGCTGTTTGAAAGAAAGTCTGGTAGGAGGCGTAATCAGGACGTAACGCCTGCCATTCTAATTCGTTGTTTTTCAAGGTTACCGTTTTTATTATTGGTTAGTGAAAAGAGATTTATTAGATACCACTATAAGTGGGTATCTATCCTGCAATAAGACGGTTCTTTAACTGTCATCAACTGCATAGGCAGGGAATATGTATCGCTACGACCTTATAATAATGAGCTAACAAATCAGCCATTAGGTTTTATTATAGCGACGCTCGATTCTATCATAACGTGCTCAGAAAACTATCCCTTATCAAGGCTTGTTATTAATTGATAAAAAAAGATTATCCAAAACATCCTTGCTTATAAAATAGGCAAAAAATTTCGGTTCAGTGGCAGTATTTTTGTAAAATTGTTGATATGCTAGTATATAGTTACGTTGTCACGGGGATTTGTATGAAATATCAACAATTAGAGAATCTAGAATGTGGCTGGAAGTGGGCATATCTCGTCAAAAAACATCGTGAAGGTGAGTTAATTACCCGTTATATTGAAAAAAGTGCGGCTGATGAGGTTGTCGAGCAATTATTACTGATAGAATCACAGCCATTAAAAGTTTTAGAGTGGATAGATTTGCATATGAATCCTGATCTATCCAATAAAATGAAACAAACTATTCGTGCTCGTAGAAAGCGGTATTTTAATGCAGAGCATCAACATACACGAAAAAAATCGATAGATTTAACATTTAAAGTTTGGCAGCGCTTATCGGCTTTATCACAACGCCGAGGAATAACATTATCAGAAACAATAGTACAATTAATTGAAGATGCTGAACGAAAAGAGCAATACGCTTTAAAAGTACATAGTTTAAAAGATGGATTAATTGAGTTATTAGAACGAGATAAAGAAAAGTAATCGATATTATTTTTTATCTGTATTAACAATACCCTTTTTTATTGTGACACTTCATACCCCTTTTTATTTATTCAATCTTTGCCTCTATATTCTTAATTTGTATATTTTTTCTTCCCATAAAGAAAACCCTGCCAGTGGCAGGGTTTTGAATTCATTAACAGTAGATTATTCTACTATCTGAATTATTTACCAGGTTGAACAACAACTTCAGTTGTACCTTGGATTTCGATTTCAACACGACGGTCTGGCGCTAAGCAATCGATCAGAGCTGAACGAGCTTTAACGTTGTCACATGTGTTGCCAGTAACTGGATTTTCTTTACCACGACCTTCTGCAGAGATGCTGTTTGCAGGGATACCTTTAGATACCAGGTAATCAACTACAGATTGAGCACGTTTTTCTGACAGAGGCAGGTTGTAGTTTTGAGAACCGATACGGTCAGTGTAACCAATAACGACTACACGACCTTGAGTTGGGTCGATGTTAGCCAGTTCATTGTACAGACCATTCAGAGCTTCTTGACCTTCAGCTTTCAGAGTAGATTTGTTGAAGTTGAACAGAACGTCTGAACGCAGAGTAAAGGTTTTGTTCTCAACAACTGGAGCTGGAGCTACAACTGGAGCTGGAGCTACAACTGGAGCTGGAGTTTCTTGGTTGAAACGGTAAGCAACACCAACACTCAGCATGCCGTTGTCTGGACGCGCATTCAGAGTACCTTTATCACCAATGTTGTTGATCCACTGATATTCAACACGAGTAGCGATGTTTGGAGTGATCGCGTATTCAGTACCTAATGCGAATACTGGAGAAACGCCAGTATCGTTATTAGAGAAACGATCTTGTTTTGGAGATAAAGAAGTAGCGTTTTTAGTTGCAGAAGAATCTGCACGCCATACCATACCACCTAAACGGGTATAAACGTCTAAGTCTTCCATTACTGGATAACTTAATTTAGTGGTTAATTGGACACCTTGAGCACGGAACGCACCATTGTCATATGAACCTTTATAAGTCATACGACCTAACCAATCATAACCCAGTTCAAAACCTAAGTATTGGTTGTACTGATAACCAGCAAATGCACCTGCACCTAATTGGTCACGGTGAGTGTTACCATTACCGATAGAAGTACCTTCAAAATGGTTGCTAGTACCTTGGTATTGAGACCAACCTAATTTACCACCAGTATACCAGGTATTGTCTTTTGGAGCTGCTTGCGCTGCAGTTGCGAAAGCTGCCACTGCCACTGCTAATGCGATAGCTGTCTTTTTCATTTTTACGCCTCGTTATCATCCAAGTTAGGCATTTGGCTTTAAGCCTTATTATTTGCCCTTGGTTAAATTATTGTTAGGAATCCAATGCTTTCATCAAATGATGATCCCAAAAAATGGGATTTAAAGCATAACCTTAACGACATAAAGTCTACAATGAACTTAAAAAGTTACAAGTAATCCTTTAAAATTCGACTTAAAATTTTAAAAAGATCTGCCTAATTCCACAATGGGTAAGATTCTGTATTTTTGTTAAATTTATTGTAACTATATGATTTAGGTTATAAATACTTTTGACTTATCTTAAATGATATCGAGGTGTTCTGAGTATTAGGAAAACTCTTAAATTTCACTAATGGTAGTGAATTGAATGAATTTTTACGGAATTCAAATGTCGTTTAGATGCATTAGTACTTTCTAAATGGATATTTGTATTAATTTGTTGACGCATGATAAACCCCAAGCTTTTACCTTTGCTTGCAGCAGATTCTAATCTTTTCATCTCTTCTGGCGATATTTCTGGTAACCAAGCTAGAACGACACTGTAATTTCCACTCATTAATGCTTTTTCCATCAAATCAACCGTATTTATTCTATTTGCATGATTTAATTGGATTATTTTATCAAGAGGTAATCCTACGTTTTTCAACCAAGAACGATTGAGTTTTTGTTGTGGGCTTAACCACAATAACCAACGTGATTCATGGCTATACTGTTTTAGTAATGGCAAAAGGATGTGATTAATAACGAGCGGATTTTGGTAGAGAAGTTCACTTACCATGCCTTGTTTATTATTACTTTCCGTAGTAACCATTGCTGAAGGGATAGATAGAGGTAATACCTCATTCGAGATCTCTTGGAGAATGGTGTTTTGTCTTGTCGGAGATGATGTTGAGATTTTCATGTTTACCTCTGCCTATATGTACTGTATGAATATACAGTATCTCTAAATTTCGCTTAAATCAAGCTCAATTTTTTGAAAGTTCCTCTCAAATTTTATGTAAATCTCTATTTTCAAGCTGTTAACTATTGGCAATAAAAAGTAAATTCTTTATTGTTTCTATGGTAAGTTTCATATGCATGTTTTTGAATTCAAAGATAAAAAATTCACATCAATGTTTATGTTGGAGTTTTAATGTCATTTTTACCTGAGCAACGGAAGGCTCATTTGCTATCGCGCATTGCGAAATATGGAGAGTTAACAACAAAGTCTCAATTTGGTGGTGTTAGCTTAATGATTGATGACGTTATGTTTGCTATCACGTCTGATAATCAACTTTATTTAAAAGGAAGCGATTTTTTAGAGACGCTTTATAAGGCAACAAAAATGGAAGCCTATATTTATCTGAAAAAAGGAAAACCAATAACGTTACGTTATTATAAAATCATGGATTCTTTATGGGAAAATCAGCAAAAATTAGATCAATATATTGATTTGTCATATCACTACAGCATGCAAGAGTATTTAGGCCAACGGAAAAGGCCATGCCGAATAAAAGATTTACCTAATTTAGGTGTCATATTAGAGAAAAGGCTAAGCCAAATTGGGGTTAATAAAGTTGAAGAGTTACGACTTATTGGTGCCAAAGCCTGTTATTTGAAATTAATGCGCAGCCATAATTTAAAAAATAGTGAGATTTTACTTTCATTAGCGGGGGCAATAATGGGATGTCATCGTTCCGTGTTACCCAACCAACTAAAAGCAGAACTATTAGATTGGTATAATGAATTGTCTTTTCAATAAAATAAACCTAACGACAGTTATTTTCTCTAGTCCTCATATGAAATTAGAGAAAATAACGTCGATTAGGCATTAACACTAACGCTGTGATTCAAGTGCTTTATTTGTTTCTCCTTGCTCAATTATTTGAATGCAGTTAATGATTTGAGGGAGTAAATCTAGTAATAATCGAATCTGAGTAACAACTAATTGAATTCGCCCATCATCAGCATTAGGTAATGAATTGATC
This genomic window contains:
- a CDS encoding AAA family ATPase translates to MKNNELEWQALRPDYASYQTFFQTASQLPASLLREVQPRLYESLQWLNNADSGQFMLLKADDSTAYFDMLTDTLTQSEIKTYPVIGAYQAESNKIYWQENVQGAFSSSESITCCQWIEPEQLFGSFYCHKDNVTVSPGLLHKVNGGILVLSIKSLLAQPLMWFRLKKMVEEQRFEWLVWNDNQSLPLPIESMPLNLRVILVGDRLSLEELEFMEPELSNVALYGEYEYDMYLEDETTLSQWCGFVNALCQKYRLPSLSADAWEVLLTQAARQHEDQLILSLDLEWILRQLRYAMRFNHDAYLNADALKKAEENRLWRHSYLLERSRDEILQDQVMIQTEGEAVGQINGLSVLDYPGYPDLIGEPTRITCVAHIGDGEFTDVERKAELGGNLHAKGMMIMQAYLNSELRLDQPQPFSTSIVFEQSYGEVDGDSASLAELCALISTLALQPIDQQIAVTGAVDQFGQVQPIGGVNQKIEGFFDICQQRGLTGSQGVIIPLANIRHLVLNENVQQAVKEEKFHIWPVTHIAEAITLLTRQPYYEEQCEPEQSDAHLLAVIHDRITLANNQDRPKLPWFLRLFR
- the matP gene encoding macrodomain Ter protein MatP — protein: MKYQQLENLECGWKWAYLVKKHREGELITRYIEKSAADEVVEQLLLIESQPLKVLEWIDLHMNPDLSNKMKQTIRARRKRYFNAEHQHTRKKSIDLTFKVWQRLSALSQRRGITLSETIVQLIEDAERKEQYALKVHSLKDGLIELLERDKEK
- the ompA gene encoding porin OmpA, with the protein product MKKTAIALAVAVAAFATAAQAAPKDNTWYTGGKLGWSQYQGTSNHFEGTSIGNGNTHRDQLGAGAFAGYQYNQYLGFELGYDWLGRMTYKGSYDNGAFRAQGVQLTTKLSYPVMEDLDVYTRLGGMVWRADSSATKNATSLSPKQDRFSNNDTGVSPVFALGTEYAITPNIATRVEYQWINNIGDKGTLNARPDNGMLSVGVAYRFNQETPAPVVAPAPVVAPAPVVENKTFTLRSDVLFNFNKSTLKAEGQEALNGLYNELANIDPTQGRVVVIGYTDRIGSQNYNLPLSEKRAQSVVDYLVSKGIPANSISAEGRGKENPVTGNTCDNVKARSALIDCLAPDRRVEIEIQGTTEVVVQPGK
- the sulA gene encoding SOS-induced cell division inhibitor SulA, yielding MKISTSSPTRQNTILQEISNEVLPLSIPSAMVTTESNNKQGMVSELLYQNPLVINHILLPLLKQYSHESRWLLWLSPQQKLNRSWLKNVGLPLDKIIQLNHANRINTVDLMEKALMSGNYSVVLAWLPEISPEEMKRLESAASKGKSLGFIMRQQINTNIHLESTNASKRHLNSVKIHSIHYH
- a CDS encoding TfoX/Sxy family DNA transformation protein produces the protein MSFLPEQRKAHLLSRIAKYGELTTKSQFGGVSLMIDDVMFAITSDNQLYLKGSDFLETLYKATKMEAYIYLKKGKPITLRYYKIMDSLWENQQKLDQYIDLSYHYSMQEYLGQRKRPCRIKDLPNLGVILEKRLSQIGVNKVEELRLIGAKACYLKLMRSHNLKNSEILLSLAGAIMGCHRSVLPNQLKAELLDWYNELSFQ